The proteins below come from a single Planctomycetota bacterium genomic window:
- a CDS encoding ABC transporter ATP-binding protein, whose amino-acid sequence MAAPAIEFQDVVKTLGGRRVLDGLTFAVERGETFCIIGGSGTGKSVTLKHIVGLLRPDRGSVRIDGVDIARSPNGALEEARRKIGYCFQGAALLNSMSVFENVALPLREHERLPEAEVRRRVMEKLALVGLADHADKMPAELSGGMKKRAGLARALIRNPEIVLYDEPTAGLDPVNSAVINDLILDLQKKLGVTSVLVTHDMPSAFRVSNRIAFLLNGRVAKCGPPEEFRSSDDPVVRQFVDGLSKGPLTEGRP is encoded by the coding sequence CTGGCCGCGCCCGCGATCGAGTTCCAGGACGTGGTCAAGACGCTCGGCGGCCGCCGGGTGCTCGACGGCCTGACGTTCGCGGTCGAACGGGGTGAAACGTTCTGCATCATCGGCGGCTCGGGGACCGGCAAGAGCGTCACCCTGAAACACATCGTGGGGCTTCTGCGGCCGGACCGGGGCTCCGTGCGGATCGACGGCGTGGACATCGCCCGCTCCCCCAACGGCGCCCTTGAGGAAGCGCGCAGGAAGATCGGGTACTGTTTCCAGGGGGCGGCGCTTCTGAACTCGATGAGCGTCTTCGAGAACGTGGCGCTGCCCCTGCGCGAGCACGAGCGCCTGCCCGAGGCGGAGGTCCGTCGGCGCGTGATGGAAAAGCTCGCCCTGGTGGGCCTGGCGGACCACGCCGACAAAATGCCCGCGGAGCTTTCCGGGGGCATGAAGAAACGCGCGGGCCTCGCCCGGGCGCTCATCCGCAATCCGGAGATCGTCCTCTACGACGAGCCCACGGCGGGCCTGGACCCCGTGAATTCCGCCGTCATCAACGATCTCATCCTGGATCTCCAGAAGAAGCTCGGCGTCACGTCCGTCCTCGTGACCCATGACATGCCGAGCGCCTTCCGCGTCTCCAACCGGATCGCGTTCCTCCTCAACGGGCGGGTCGCCAAATGCGGCCCCCCCGAGGAGTTCCGATCCAGCGACGATCCCGTGGTCCGCCAATTCGTGGACGGTCTCTCCAAGGGACCCCTGACCGAGGGCCGCCCGTGA
- a CDS encoding ABC transporter permease: MTAAIAKAQHWFEETCAGAGYTLDLLFRATLRLTQVGRKRREILQQLARCAFGSLPVVFIVALFTGMTLALQTGNQLQRFGQESTLGYIVAAAMCREMGPVFTAIALAGLVGSTFAAEIGTMKVSEEVDALEVMSIDPVYYLVMPRLLALALAAVVLTIYADAIGILGGALMAKATFQVDLSIFFKNARDVLELKDVYGGLLKALVFGTTIAIVAAGQGLRAEHGAEGVGRATLRAVVIGFICVLAFNYFLTWILYKLEW; encoded by the coding sequence ATGACGGCCGCGATCGCCAAGGCCCAGCACTGGTTCGAGGAGACCTGCGCCGGGGCGGGCTACACGCTGGATCTCCTCTTCCGCGCGACGCTCCGGCTCACCCAGGTGGGCCGCAAGCGCCGGGAGATCCTCCAGCAGCTCGCCCGCTGTGCGTTCGGAAGCCTCCCGGTCGTCTTCATCGTGGCGCTCTTTACCGGAATGACGCTGGCCCTCCAGACGGGCAACCAGCTGCAGCGGTTCGGGCAGGAAAGCACCCTGGGCTACATCGTCGCCGCCGCCATGTGCCGCGAGATGGGCCCCGTGTTCACCGCGATCGCCCTGGCGGGCCTGGTGGGCTCCACGTTCGCCGCCGAAATCGGCACGATGAAGGTGTCCGAGGAGGTCGACGCGCTCGAGGTCATGTCGATCGACCCCGTCTACTACCTCGTCATGCCGAGGCTTCTGGCCCTGGCTCTGGCCGCGGTGGTTCTGACGATCTACGCCGACGCGATCGGCATCCTCGGCGGAGCGCTCATGGCCAAGGCCACCTTCCAGGTGGATCTTTCGATCTTCTTCAAGAACGCGCGCGACGTTCTGGAGCTCAAGGACGTCTACGGCGGTCTGCTCAAGGCGCTCGTCTTCGGGACGACGATCGCGATCGTGGCCGCCGGCCAGGGCCTGCGCGCCGAGCACGGGGCCGAGGGGGTGGGCCGGGCGACCCTGCGCGCGGTGGTCATCGGCTTCATCTGCGTGCTGGCCTTCAATTATTTCCTCACGTGGATCCTGTATAAACTAGAGTGGTGA
- the nadD gene encoding nicotinate-nucleotide adenylyltransferase — protein MPRRPRLGILGGSFNPIHHGHLIVATRVAEALDLERVLLIPAAVAPLKDPGALAPARDRWEMLRRAIRGNPLFEACDLELRRGGLSYTVDTLRELHRRRPADYRLILGADAARLLPRWKEAAEVVRLARPAVAARPGHGTVPGLPKKDIVEVPLLEISGTEIRDRVRRGLSIRYLVPDAVERYIRRRGLYRR, from the coding sequence ATGCCGCGCCGACCTCGGCTGGGGATCTTGGGAGGGAGTTTCAATCCGATCCACCACGGGCATCTCATCGTGGCCACACGGGTGGCGGAAGCCCTGGACCTCGAGCGGGTGCTGCTCATCCCGGCCGCCGTCGCGCCGCTCAAGGATCCCGGCGCGCTGGCCCCCGCGCGGGATCGCTGGGAGATGCTGCGGCGGGCGATCCGGGGCAACCCGCTCTTCGAAGCGTGCGACCTGGAACTCCGACGGGGCGGACTGTCGTACACGGTGGATACCCTGCGTGAGCTTCACCGGCGCCGGCCGGCCGACTACCGGCTGATCCTCGGGGCCGACGCGGCCCGTCTCCTGCCGCGCTGGAAGGAGGCCGCGGAAGTGGTCCGGCTGGCCCGGCCCGCGGTGGCCGCGCGTCCGGGGCACGGAACGGTCCCGGGATTGCCGAAAAAGGATATAGTAGAAGTGCCGCTCCTGGAGATCTCGGGGACCGAGATCCGGGACCGGGTCCGGCGGGGCCTGTCCATCCGTTACCTCGTGCCGGACGCCGTGGAGCGGTACATCCGCCGCAGGGGACTGTATCGCCGATGA
- the meaB gene encoding methylmalonyl Co-A mutase-associated GTPase MeaB — MPLADEVLRGDSLAVSKAISLVENGAPEGRALLDAIAPRVGRALRVGVTGPPGVGKSTTLDELSAAYRARGEKVGILAVDPTSPFTGGALLGDRVRMAKASAGGDVFVRSMATRGAGGGLARATQDAADILDAAGCTIVLIETVGVGQSEIEVSRAADVVVVLLSPESGDGIQALKSGLLEIADLLVVNKADRPGAERLQQDLRSAFELGLRPRREVPILLAEAARGRGIGELVAAIDAFVAARRADGGFEERRRRNMETRIRQIAEFLVQRSLWDGGGARRLEEGAREVLARRRSPYQAAQELLQEALR, encoded by the coding sequence ATGCCGCTGGCGGACGAGGTGCTCCGGGGCGATTCCCTGGCGGTGAGCAAGGCCATTTCCCTCGTCGAAAACGGCGCCCCCGAGGGGCGCGCTCTGCTGGACGCGATCGCCCCCCGGGTGGGCCGGGCGCTGCGCGTCGGGGTGACCGGACCTCCGGGCGTCGGGAAATCCACCACGCTGGACGAGCTTTCCGCCGCCTACCGCGCCCGGGGCGAGAAGGTCGGCATCCTCGCCGTGGACCCCACGAGCCCCTTCACGGGCGGCGCCCTCCTCGGGGACCGGGTCCGCATGGCCAAGGCGTCCGCCGGCGGGGACGTCTTCGTCCGCTCGATGGCCACCCGCGGGGCCGGAGGAGGGCTCGCCCGGGCCACCCAGGACGCCGCCGACATCCTCGACGCCGCCGGCTGCACGATCGTTCTCATCGAGACGGTGGGCGTGGGCCAGTCGGAGATCGAGGTCTCCCGCGCGGCGGACGTCGTGGTGGTGCTTCTGTCGCCGGAGTCGGGCGACGGCATCCAGGCCCTGAAATCCGGCCTTCTGGAGATTGCGGATCTTCTCGTCGTCAACAAGGCGGACCGTCCGGGGGCGGAGCGGCTGCAGCAGGATCTTCGGTCGGCGTTCGAGCTGGGGCTGCGGCCCCGCCGGGAGGTGCCGATCCTTCTGGCCGAGGCCGCGCGCGGCCGGGGCATCGGGGAGCTCGTGGCCGCGATCGACGCGTTCGTCGCGGCGCGGCGCGCGGACGGCGGCTTCGAGGAGCGGCGCCGCCGGAACATGGAGACGCGCATCCGGCAGATCGCGGAGTTCCTCGTGCAGCGGAGCCTCTGGGACGGCGGCGGGGCCCGGCGGCTGGAGGAGGGCGCCCGCGAGGTCCTGGCGCGCCGGCGCTCGCCCTACCAGGCCGCCCAGGAGCTTCTCCAGGAGGCTCTGCGATGA
- a CDS encoding methylmalonyl-CoA mutase family protein gives MTPSERPARSRFPGTIVPADKVVYTPQDLGDFDPERDLGRPGEYPFTRGPYRDMYRGKLWTMRQFSGYGTARDTNRRFRYLLEHGQTGLSVAFDMPTLMGYDSDHPRARGEVGREGVAVCTLEDMETLFEGIPLGEVSTSMTINSTAAILLAFYIAAAERQGVAPERLRGTIQNDILKEYIAQKEWIFPPLPSMRIVTDVMAYCADHVPKWNTISISGYHIREAGSTALQELAYTLMDGFTYVEFGMRAGLPVDRFAPRLSFFFNAHMNFFEEIAKFRAARRIWARRMRERYGARNPESWRLRFHTQTAGCSLTAQQPQNNIVRTALEALAAVLGGTQSLHTNSMDEALALPSEEAVKIALRTQQILAYETGVADVIDPLAGSYFVEFLTNRFEEECGRIFEEIEKRGGMIAAIEQGYPQREIARAAYEFQKDVEEKRYLVVGVNDYVEPQERPIPILKIDPAVERDQIERVRAVRARRNAAAAARALEGIRSAARGGDNLMPRFLEAARAGVTLGEMVDVLRAEFGEWREPPTYW, from the coding sequence ATGACGCCCTCCGAGCGGCCGGCCCGATCGCGGTTCCCGGGCACGATCGTGCCCGCCGACAAGGTGGTCTACACGCCGCAGGATCTGGGGGACTTCGATCCGGAGCGCGATCTCGGGCGGCCCGGGGAGTACCCGTTCACCCGCGGCCCGTACCGGGACATGTACCGGGGCAAGCTCTGGACGATGCGGCAGTTCTCGGGCTACGGCACGGCCCGGGACACGAACCGGCGGTTCCGGTACCTTCTGGAGCACGGCCAGACGGGCCTTTCGGTGGCCTTCGACATGCCGACGCTCATGGGCTACGATTCGGACCACCCGCGCGCCCGGGGGGAAGTGGGGCGCGAGGGCGTGGCCGTCTGCACGCTGGAGGACATGGAGACGCTCTTCGAGGGGATTCCGCTCGGGGAGGTTTCGACCTCCATGACGATCAACAGCACGGCGGCGATCCTTCTCGCTTTTTACATCGCCGCCGCGGAGCGGCAGGGGGTGGCTCCGGAGCGCCTGCGGGGCACGATCCAGAACGACATCCTCAAGGAATACATCGCCCAGAAGGAGTGGATCTTCCCGCCGCTTCCGTCGATGCGGATCGTCACGGACGTAATGGCGTACTGCGCCGACCACGTGCCCAAGTGGAACACGATTTCCATCTCGGGCTACCACATCCGGGAGGCCGGCAGCACCGCGCTTCAGGAGCTGGCCTACACGCTCATGGACGGCTTCACGTACGTGGAGTTCGGGATGCGGGCGGGCCTTCCGGTGGACCGGTTCGCGCCGCGGCTGTCGTTCTTCTTCAACGCCCACATGAACTTCTTCGAGGAGATCGCCAAGTTCCGCGCGGCGCGGCGGATCTGGGCGCGCCGGATGCGGGAGCGCTACGGGGCGCGGAATCCGGAGAGCTGGCGGCTGAGGTTCCACACGCAGACGGCGGGCTGCTCGCTGACCGCCCAGCAGCCGCAGAACAACATCGTGCGCACGGCGCTGGAGGCTCTGGCGGCCGTCCTCGGCGGCACGCAGTCGCTCCACACGAACTCGATGGACGAGGCGCTGGCGCTCCCGTCCGAGGAGGCGGTCAAAATCGCGCTCCGGACGCAGCAGATTCTGGCGTACGAAACCGGAGTGGCCGACGTCATCGATCCTCTGGCCGGATCGTACTTCGTGGAATTCCTCACGAACCGCTTCGAGGAGGAGTGCGGCCGGATCTTCGAGGAGATCGAAAAGCGGGGCGGGATGATCGCCGCGATCGAGCAGGGGTACCCGCAGCGGGAGATCGCCCGCGCGGCCTACGAGTTCCAGAAGGACGTGGAGGAAAAACGCTACCTCGTGGTGGGGGTGAACGACTACGTGGAGCCCCAGGAGCGTCCGATTCCGATTCTCAAGATCGATCCGGCCGTCGAGCGCGATCAGATCGAGCGGGTGCGCGCCGTGCGGGCGCGGCGAAACGCGGCGGCCGCCGCGCGGGCGCTCGAGGGGATCCGGTCGGCCGCGCGGGGCGGGGACAACCTGATGCCGCGGTTCCTGGAGGCCGCGCGGGCCGGGGTGACGCTGGGCGAGATGGTGGACGTTCTTCGCGCCGAGTTCGGAGAATGGCGCGAGCCGCCCACCTACTGGTAG
- a CDS encoding cobalamin B12-binding domain-containing protein: MPDGERRYRVIVAKPGLDGHDRGAKVVAAALRDAGFEVIYTGLHQTPEAIVNAALQEDADAVCVSILSGAHMTVFPEILSLMRAKGLHDVLLCGGGIIPPEDAEELQKMGVGRLFGPGTDTREIVQYLREEIGRRRPQAARRG, from the coding sequence ATGCCGGACGGGGAGCGCAGGTATCGGGTCATCGTCGCCAAACCGGGCCTGGACGGGCACGACCGGGGGGCCAAGGTGGTGGCCGCGGCGCTGCGGGACGCGGGCTTCGAGGTGATTTACACGGGCCTCCACCAGACTCCCGAGGCGATCGTGAACGCCGCGCTTCAGGAGGACGCCGATGCGGTGTGTGTCTCGATCCTCTCGGGCGCGCACATGACGGTCTTTCCGGAGATTCTTTCCCTCATGCGGGCCAAGGGGCTGCACGACGTGCTTTTGTGCGGGGGCGGGATCATTCCGCCGGAGGACGCCGAAGAGCTTCAGAAGATGGGGGTGGGGCGCCTTTTCGGTCCCGGCACGGACACGCGGGAGATCGTTCAGTATCTTCGGGAGGAGATCGGCCGGCGCCGCCCCCAGGCGGCTCGGAGGGGATAA
- a CDS encoding carboxyl transferase domain-containing protein, with protein MDILRSRVDRTSPEFQANERHHRALARRLRERLAQVRRGGPEAAVAVHRKRGKLLPRERIERLLDPGTPFLELSPLAAWDRHGNEVPSAGLVTGVGRVAGRECMMVANDATVKGGTYFPETIRKHLRAQEIALENRLPCIYLVDSGGVFLPLQAEVFPDRDHFGRIFYHQALLSARGVPQISVVLGMCTAGGAYVPAMSDENIIVRGAGTIYLGGPPLVKAATGEDVTAEELGGGEMHARVSGVCDHLAEDEEDALRRCRAIVAGLNTVKRVELDLAPPEEPLYPAEEIYGILPSDLRHPFDVREVLARLVDGSRFREFKENYGSTLVCGFARWWGYPVGILANNGVLFSESALKGTHFIELCDQRRIPLLFFQNITGFMVGKRYEQGGIAKDGAKMVQAVATAGVPKITVIIGASHGAGNYAMCGRAYGPRFLFTWPNSRVSVMGAEQAARVLVQVKRDQFAREGKTLSEDEARAIADPVLAQYEREGDPYYGTARLWDDGLLDPAETRRAVALALSACLNAPVEPGRAPVFRM; from the coding sequence GTGGACATCCTGCGCTCCCGCGTGGACCGCACGTCCCCCGAGTTCCAGGCCAACGAACGCCACCATCGCGCCCTCGCCCGGCGGCTGCGCGAGCGCCTGGCCCAGGTCCGCCGCGGGGGACCCGAGGCCGCCGTGGCGGTCCACCGCAAGCGCGGAAAGCTCCTGCCCCGCGAGCGGATCGAACGGCTGCTCGACCCCGGGACGCCGTTTCTGGAACTTTCCCCCCTGGCCGCCTGGGACCGGCACGGGAACGAAGTGCCTTCGGCGGGCCTCGTCACCGGCGTCGGCCGTGTCGCGGGCCGCGAGTGCATGATGGTGGCCAACGACGCGACCGTCAAGGGCGGCACCTATTTCCCCGAGACGATCCGCAAGCACCTGCGGGCCCAGGAAATCGCCCTCGAAAACCGCCTGCCGTGCATCTACCTTGTGGACTCCGGAGGCGTGTTCCTTCCGCTCCAGGCGGAGGTCTTTCCCGACCGGGACCACTTCGGGCGCATCTTCTACCACCAGGCGCTCCTTTCGGCGCGCGGAGTCCCCCAGATCTCCGTGGTGCTCGGGATGTGCACCGCGGGCGGGGCCTATGTGCCCGCCATGTCCGACGAGAACATCATCGTCCGCGGCGCGGGCACGATCTACCTGGGCGGGCCGCCTCTCGTGAAGGCCGCCACCGGCGAGGACGTCACGGCCGAGGAACTCGGCGGCGGCGAGATGCACGCCCGCGTGTCGGGCGTCTGCGACCACCTGGCCGAGGACGAGGAAGACGCCCTGCGCCGGTGCCGCGCGATCGTGGCCGGACTGAACACGGTCAAGCGCGTCGAGCTCGATCTGGCGCCTCCCGAAGAGCCCCTCTATCCGGCCGAGGAGATCTACGGGATCCTGCCGTCCGATCTGCGCCACCCGTTCGACGTGCGCGAGGTGCTCGCGCGCCTGGTGGACGGCAGCCGCTTCCGCGAATTCAAGGAGAACTACGGCTCCACGCTGGTCTGCGGATTCGCCCGCTGGTGGGGATACCCCGTGGGGATCCTGGCCAATAACGGCGTCCTCTTCAGCGAGAGCGCTCTCAAGGGGACCCACTTCATCGAGCTGTGCGACCAGCGGCGGATTCCTCTCCTCTTCTTCCAGAACATCACGGGATTCATGGTCGGAAAGCGCTACGAGCAGGGGGGAATCGCCAAGGACGGCGCCAAGATGGTGCAGGCCGTCGCCACGGCGGGCGTTCCCAAGATCACGGTCATCATCGGCGCCTCGCACGGGGCGGGCAATTACGCCATGTGCGGCCGGGCGTACGGCCCGCGGTTTCTCTTCACCTGGCCGAACTCGCGCGTCTCCGTCATGGGCGCCGAGCAGGCTGCCCGCGTGCTCGTGCAGGTCAAGCGCGACCAGTTCGCCCGGGAGGGAAAGACGCTCTCCGAAGACGAAGCCCGCGCGATCGCCGATCCGGTGCTGGCCCAGTACGAGCGCGAAGGGGATCCGTACTACGGGACGGCGCGGCTGTGGGACGACGGCCTTCTGGATCCCGCCGAGACCCGCCGCGCGGTGGCGCTGGCGCTTTCCGCCTGTCTGAACGCTCCGGTGGAGCCGGGGCGGGCCCCCGTGTTCCGGATGTGA
- a CDS encoding enoyl-CoA hydratase-related protein — MKTVAVEIRDSVARLTLRRPDARNALDEVMIAELARAFGELPSSIRAVVLSGEGPAFCAGADAAWMKKSRSYTEEENVRDASTLAAMLRAVDECPCPVVARVHGAALGGGSGLVAACDVAVAAEGTVFGFTEVRLGLIPAVISTFVLPKIGLSAARRYFLTGERFGAREAREMGLVHEVADPAALDARVDALVAEILQAGPEAVAAAKRLLREAPALPRDRAIEHTVRLIARLRAGAEAQEGLTAFLEKRKPRWV; from the coding sequence ATGAAGACGGTCGCCGTCGAGATTCGGGATTCCGTGGCGCGCCTGACGCTGCGCCGCCCGGACGCCCGCAACGCCCTGGACGAGGTCATGATCGCGGAGCTGGCCCGAGCGTTCGGGGAGCTTCCTTCCTCCATCCGCGCCGTGGTGCTTTCGGGGGAGGGGCCGGCCTTCTGCGCGGGGGCGGACGCCGCGTGGATGAAAAAGAGCCGGTCGTACACGGAGGAGGAGAACGTCCGCGACGCCTCGACCCTGGCCGCGATGCTGCGCGCGGTGGACGAGTGCCCGTGTCCCGTTGTCGCCCGCGTGCACGGAGCCGCCCTGGGGGGCGGAAGCGGCCTCGTCGCCGCCTGCGATGTGGCGGTGGCCGCCGAGGGGACGGTTTTCGGATTCACGGAGGTTCGGTTGGGGCTCATCCCGGCGGTCATCTCCACGTTCGTTCTTCCCAAGATCGGACTGAGCGCGGCGCGGCGGTATTTCCTGACCGGCGAGCGTTTCGGGGCGCGCGAGGCCCGTGAGATGGGGCTCGTCCATGAGGTGGCCGATCCGGCCGCGCTGGACGCCCGCGTGGACGCGCTGGTCGCCGAGATCCTTCAGGCGGGTCCGGAGGCGGTGGCCGCCGCCAAGCGCCTTCTCCGGGAGGCGCCCGCGCTCCCGCGCGACCGGGCGATCGAGCATACGGTGCGGCTCATCGCCCGGCTGCGGGCGGGGGCGGAGGCGCAGGAGGGGCTGACGGCGTTCCTGGAGAAGCGCAAGCCCCGCTGGGTATGA
- a CDS encoding biotin carboxylase N-terminal domain-containing protein, which produces MKVLVANRGEIACRVLRALREMGLPSVAVVAAGEEDEPHADLASEIVMVPGPEAYLDPAAMVAAARRSGAQAVHPGYGFLSQSAAFARACRDAGIVFIGPPPEAMAALGDKRAARRTAEGLGIPVLPGAREVDAPAAAEQAAARVGYPVLLKAAGGGGGRGMRRVERADEMPEAFESARREAAAAFGDDRLLLEKYLSPARHVEVQILADGREAVAVGERECSLQRRYQKVIEEAPCAALSERARQEMFEAAVKLARAVGYRSAGTVEFLVGSDGRAWFLEVNTRLQVEHPVTELVTGIDLVRAQIELAQGARLPSPAAPRGHAIEARLNAEDPYRGFLPQTGKILGLHFPHRPGLRVDAGIREGSRVGTRYDPLLAKLVAWGKDRETARRRLIEALRETVLLGVVTNLSFLLSVLESDVFVRGETFTTTLEAAAWPEPPVPPEAAEAARRVLAAPSGEAGGGPSDLHSPWATMGPFRVGS; this is translated from the coding sequence ATGAAGGTTCTCGTCGCCAACCGGGGGGAGATCGCCTGCCGCGTGCTGCGCGCGCTGCGGGAGATGGGATTGCCCTCCGTGGCGGTCGTGGCGGCCGGCGAGGAGGACGAGCCGCACGCGGATCTGGCGTCCGAGATCGTGATGGTGCCGGGGCCGGAGGCGTATCTGGATCCGGCGGCGATGGTGGCGGCGGCGCGGCGTTCGGGCGCGCAGGCCGTGCATCCCGGCTACGGGTTTCTGTCCCAGAGCGCCGCCTTCGCGCGCGCCTGCCGCGACGCGGGGATCGTGTTCATCGGGCCGCCGCCGGAGGCGATGGCCGCGCTCGGGGACAAGCGCGCGGCGCGCCGGACGGCCGAGGGGCTCGGGATTCCGGTGCTTCCCGGCGCGCGGGAGGTGGACGCGCCGGCGGCGGCCGAGCAGGCGGCCGCGCGGGTGGGGTATCCGGTGCTCCTCAAGGCGGCCGGCGGAGGGGGCGGGCGCGGCATGCGGCGCGTGGAGCGCGCGGACGAGATGCCCGAGGCCTTCGAGTCCGCCCGGCGCGAGGCGGCCGCGGCCTTCGGAGACGACCGGCTGCTTCTGGAAAAATACCTGAGTCCCGCGCGGCACGTGGAAGTCCAGATCCTGGCCGACGGGCGCGAGGCGGTGGCCGTGGGGGAGCGCGAATGCAGCCTCCAGCGGCGCTATCAGAAGGTGATCGAAGAAGCTCCCTGCGCGGCGCTTTCCGAGCGGGCGCGGCAGGAGATGTTCGAGGCGGCCGTGAAGCTCGCCCGCGCCGTGGGATACCGGAGCGCCGGAACGGTGGAGTTCCTGGTGGGATCCGACGGCCGGGCGTGGTTTCTGGAGGTGAATACCCGCCTGCAGGTCGAGCATCCGGTGACCGAGCTCGTGACCGGAATCGACCTGGTCCGGGCGCAGATCGAGCTGGCTCAGGGAGCGCGGCTGCCGTCCCCCGCCGCTCCGCGCGGGCACGCCATCGAGGCGCGCCTGAACGCGGAAGATCCGTACCGCGGCTTTCTGCCGCAGACCGGAAAGATCCTCGGGCTTCATTTTCCGCATCGCCCCGGCCTGCGGGTGGACGCGGGCATCCGGGAAGGGAGCCGCGTGGGGACGCGATACGATCCCCTTCTGGCCAAGCTCGTCGCGTGGGGAAAGGATCGGGAGACGGCGCGGCGGCGGCTCATCGAGGCGCTGCGGGAGACCGTGCTTCTGGGGGTGGTCACGAACCTGTCGTTTCTCCTCTCGGTGCTCGAAAGCGACGTGTTCGTCCGCGGGGAGACCTTTACCACGACGCTCGAGGCGGCCGCATGGCCCGAGCCGCCGGTGCCGCCAGAGGCGGCGGAGGCGGCGCGGCGGGTACTGGCGGCGCCGTCGGGGGAAGCCGGCGGAGGGCCGAGCGACCTGCACTCGCCGTGGGCGACGATGGGGCCTTTCCGGGTGGGATCGTGA
- a CDS encoding biotin/lipoyl-containing protein: MNWIVFEHEGRRVRLAVARSGPGVWVGWPGGARYFGPEGREAVGSAGARGNEVRAPMTGKVIRVAAAPGRKVAAGEVLVVLEAMKMEYRLVAPRDGTVESVRCREGELVDLGATLVTLGAAPEGTS; encoded by the coding sequence GTGAACTGGATCGTTTTCGAGCATGAGGGGCGCCGGGTCCGTCTGGCGGTGGCGCGGTCGGGTCCGGGCGTGTGGGTCGGCTGGCCCGGCGGGGCGCGCTATTTCGGGCCGGAGGGGCGCGAGGCCGTCGGAAGCGCCGGGGCGCGGGGCAACGAGGTGCGCGCCCCCATGACGGGCAAGGTGATTCGGGTGGCGGCCGCGCCGGGGCGGAAGGTCGCCGCGGGCGAGGTGCTCGTCGTTCTGGAGGCCATGAAGATGGAGTACCGCCTGGTCGCGCCGAGGGATGGGACCGTGGAGTCCGTCCGTTGCAGGGAAGGGGAGCTGGTGGATCTAGGGGCGACCCTGGTGACCTTGGGGGCCGCGCCGGAAGGAACGTCGTGA
- a CDS encoding hydroxymethylglutaryl-CoA lyase, whose product MIRIVEVGPRDGLQNEAAAIPTDVKVAFVNALSQAGLPEIEAGAFVSPKWVPQLADSEDVFRRIARRPGVVYSALVPNLQGYERARACRADKVAVFTAASETFNRRNVNASIEESLERFRPVLAEARRDGVPVRGYISTAFWCPYEGKVKPEKTLEVALRLKDLGVAELSIGDTIGKASPPEVAELLGLLAGRVPVEMLAVHFHDTYGRAVANVLEARRRGVRTFDASTGGLGGCPYAPGASGNVATEAVVRALRAAGDEVGVDLEALARARAVIAPAVGRALAE is encoded by the coding sequence GTGATCCGCATCGTGGAGGTCGGGCCGCGCGACGGGCTGCAGAACGAAGCCGCCGCGATTCCCACGGACGTCAAGGTGGCGTTCGTGAACGCGCTTTCGCAGGCGGGCCTTCCCGAGATCGAAGCGGGGGCGTTCGTCTCTCCGAAGTGGGTGCCGCAGCTGGCGGATTCGGAGGACGTCTTCCGGCGGATCGCGCGTCGCCCGGGCGTGGTCTACTCGGCGCTCGTTCCGAACCTCCAGGGCTACGAGCGCGCGCGGGCCTGCCGGGCGGACAAGGTGGCGGTCTTCACGGCGGCGAGCGAGACGTTCAACCGAAGGAACGTCAACGCCTCGATCGAAGAGTCTCTGGAGCGCTTCCGGCCGGTCCTGGCGGAGGCGCGGCGGGACGGGGTTCCCGTGCGCGGCTACATTTCGACGGCCTTCTGGTGTCCCTACGAAGGGAAGGTGAAGCCGGAGAAGACGCTCGAGGTGGCGCTTCGCCTGAAGGATCTCGGGGTGGCGGAGCTTTCGATCGGCGACACCATCGGCAAAGCTTCGCCCCCGGAGGTGGCGGAGCTTCTGGGGCTTTTGGCCGGGCGGGTGCCGGTGGAGATGCTGGCCGTGCATTTCCACGACACCTACGGGCGGGCGGTGGCCAACGTGCTTGAGGCGCGGCGGCGGGGCGTGCGGACGTTCGACGCGAGCACGGGGGGGCTGGGCGGTTGCCCGTACGCCCCGGGGGCCTCGGGCAACGTGGCGACCGAGGCGGTGGTGCGCGCCCTGCGGGCCGCGGGGGACGAGGTGGGGGTGGACCTGGAGGCGCTGGCGCGGGCGCGGGCCGTCATCGCGCCGGCGGTCGGCCGGGCGCTCGCGGAGTGA